Proteins found in one Saccharomyces mikatae IFO 1815 strain IFO1815 genome assembly, chromosome: 3 genomic segment:
- the SMKI03G0020 gene encoding uncharacterized protein encodes MEKTLSRRSRLRLVCLQCKRIKRKCDKVRPVCSRCQQHSLECKYEDSADLSSNAAASGLASLKTSHKSNSEYQLGLKWPTFRCSLQVPEGVINTTLSIWHAEDMLVIVGQVTFLDYPFAAHGLSQHDQYVRALCASLYGMTLMDFSNYANGIPFEDSSRSILGPLSFIEKAILRRIEHSKLFRVQPTALGMLYNGCSIEEDNSVAFLSSLVVEIEGVLAQKKDCEILLKCFYENIYPFYPFMDIGLFENDLSTLLLQDDDSHWKINTEEKHVRKKVETLSLLTVIMAMALKHSTLDADLLSMVKANTSETSTKLTRLCHRLLCLLDVFRYPNENTFTCLLYFYVSEHLDPESPDCVLSHTNLLTLNHLSNLSITLGLQYEPSKYKRFKDSSLMRHRRMLWLGIQSLKFQISLAEGDSDRSNGEYMEPFLANFEEVEAAASEDEESLVGELNVRLHDVTWNKYRLHIILSKLVSSCTSIIRHPQLFEVLENIKRLEGFLSDNFAAGLIYQPLQGNELNTIKLGRDTLLNTKDVEKTEIFLTNIVGRVCIFNILDVLSLYFEKKCIVHWEEYEKNYHFLTSRGFGVYLELAGLVSDYLDTRFEKNIPQQHGYIIDKQICFILVRIWMFQCRILLRCSYKQESLEKLSPSSAPTDSREKENEITYVLARLIQHVRNQMAHLVDLAREKLQDSYFCAYQTVPIFKYIVYLVDVGSLVSASNELWEKVTGESEIPQKVQQAVRLKWGLDCNNSKRIKQNLTNSQSLESFNKILLCQMEEAVLSSSFGRKSNAAMSGNIAEEIFNISEEEALNQLLENGNFDAFWELLGENLTDMPSL; translated from the coding sequence ATGGAGAAAACCTTGTCTAGAAGATCCAGACTGCGACTGGTTTGTCTACAATGTAAGCGAATCAAACGGAAGTGCGACAAAGTACGGCCTGTTTGCTCACGATGCCAGCAACATTCATTAGAATGTAAATATGAAGACAGCGCAGATCTATCTTCCAATGCCGCAGCAAGCGGCTTAGCCAGCCTCAAGACTTCTCATAAATCAAATAGTGAATACCAGTTGGGACTCAAATGGCCAACCTTCAGATGCTCATTGCAAGTACCAGAAGGTGTTATTAATACAACGTTGTCGATATGGCATGCGGAAGATATGCTTGTCATTGTTGGGCAAGTAACATTTTTAGATTATCCGTTTGCTGCGCATGGTCTGTCTCAACATGATCAATATGTCAGAGCGCTCTGTGCCTCGCTGTATGGCATGACACTCATGGACTTTAGCAACTATGCCAATGGTATTCCTTTCGAGGACTCCTCAAGGAGTATACTAGGCCCATTGTCgtttattgaaaaggcTATTTTACGACGAATAGAACACAGTAAGCTATTTCGAGTTCAACCTACCGCCCTAGGGATGTTGTACAATGGGTGctcaattgaagaagataattCAGTAGCTTTTCTGTCCTCACTCGTTGTTGAAATCGAAGGCGTGTTGGCGCAGAAGAAGGACTGTGAAATACTGCTAAAGTGCTTCTACGAGAATATATACCCTTTCTATCCCTTTATGGACATTGGACTCTTCGAGAATGACCTCAGTACATTGCTTCTGCAAGATGACGATAGTCACTGGAAAATCAacactgaagaaaaacatgtGCGAAAAAAAGTGGAAACCTTGTCGTTACTCACAGTGATCATGGCTATGGCTCTGAAGCATTCAACGTTGGATGCCGATCTTCTTTCAATGGTGAAAGCAAATACCTCTGAAACTTCCACGAAACTGACCCGTTTATGTCACAGACTGCTATGCCTGCTGGATGTGTTTCGTTatccaaatgaaaatacatTCACCTGCCTTTTATATTTCTATGTTTCAGAACATTTGGATCCTGAAAGTCCTGATTGTGTACTGAGTCACACCAACCTGCTTACTCTCAACCATCTCTCAAACTTGTCCATAACACTGGGTCTTCAGTATGAGCCTTCAAAGTACAAACGCTTCAAGGACTCGTCACTGATGAGACATAGGCGCATGCTATGGTTAGGAATCCAGTCAttaaagtttcaaatttcGCTTGCTGAaggtgatagtgatagaTCGAATGGTGAGTATATGGAACCATTTCTAGCGAATTTCGAGGAGGTGGAAGCAGCTGCTtcagaggatgaagaaagtcTTGTGGGTGAATTGAACGTGCGACTGCATGACGTCACGTGGAACAAGTACAGATTGCACATCATTCTGAGCAAATTAGTGTCGAGTTGCACTTCGATTATACGGCATCCGCaactttttgaagttttggAGAATATCAAAAGATTGGAAGGTTTCTTGAGTGATAATTTTGCCGCAGGGTTAATATACCAGCCTCTTCAAGGAAATGAATTGAATACGATAAAGCTTGGCAGAGACACATTACTTAATACCAAGGATGTGGAGAAGACTGAAATATTCCTGACCAATATTGTGGGGCGTGTATGCatttttaatattcttGATGTGCTCTCATTGTATTTTGAGAAGAAGTGTATTGTACATTGggaagaatatgaaaagaacTACCATTTTCTTACCTCGAGAGGGTTTGGTGTGTACTTGGAACTGGCGGGCTTGGTATCTGACTACCTTGATActagatttgaaaagaacattCCACAGCAGCATGGCTACATTATCGACAAACAGATATGCTTTATTCTTGTAAGGATATGGATGTTTCAATGCCGTATTTTGTTGAGGTGTTCCTACAAACAAGAGAGCCTAGAAAAGCTGTCGCCTTCTAGTGCACCTACTGATAGCcgagagaaagaaaatgagatTACTTACGTTTTGGCAAGACTTATTCAACATGTTCGTAACCAAATGGCGCATTTAGTGGATCTAGCGAGAGAAAAGCTTCAGGATAGTTACTTTTGCGCTTACCAAACTGTTCCcatttttaaatatatTGTGTATTTGGTTGATGTGGGCAGTCTAGTATCTGCGTCAAACGAGCTTTGGGAAAAGGTAACCGGTGAAAGTGAAATACCGCAAAAAGTACAACAAGCCGTGAGATTGAAATGGGGATTGGACTGTAACAATTCAAAGAGGATCAAACAGAATTTAACCAACAGCCAGAGCTTGGAAAGTTTCAACAAAATCCTGTTATGTCAAATGGAGGAGGCAGTTCTTTCCAGCtcctttggaagaaaatcaaaCGCCGCCATGTCCGGAAACATagctgaagaaattttcaatatcagtGAGGAAGAGGCTTTGAATCAGCTGTTGGAAAACGGTAATTTTGATGCGTTTTGGGAGTTGTTGGGCGAAAATCTGACCGATATGCCCTCTTTGTAA